A portion of the Lolium rigidum isolate FL_2022 chromosome 1, APGP_CSIRO_Lrig_0.1, whole genome shotgun sequence genome contains these proteins:
- the LOC124684311 gene encoding wheatwin-2-like gives MAGRAVLAAVLLCAAAAMAAAQSATNVRATYNYYSPEKINWDLNTASAYCATWDANMSFAWRSKYGWTAFCGPAGPTGQASCGKCLRVTNPATGQQITARIVDQCSNGGLDLDYDTVFSKIDANGQGVNDGHLTVNYQFIDCGDN, from the exons ATGGCCGGACGTGCGGTGCTTGCGGCGGTCCTGCTgtgcgcggcggcggccatggctgcGGCGCAGTCGGCGACCAACGTGCGCGCCACCTACAACTACTACAGCCCCGAGAAGATCAACTGGGACCTCAACACCGCCAGCGCCTACTGCGCCACCTGGGACGCCAACATGTCCTTCGCCTGGCGCTCCAAGTACGGCTGGACCGCCTTCTGCGGGCCCGCTGGGCCCACCGGTCAGGCGTCCTGCGGCAAGTGCCTCCGG GTGACCAACCCAGCGACCGGCCAACAGATCACGGCAAGGATCGTGGACCAGTGCAGCAACGGCGGCCTAGACCTCGACTACGACACGGTGTTCAGCAAGATCGACGCGAACGGGCAAGGTGTAAATGATGGCCACCTCACCGTCAACTACCAGTTCATCGACTGTGGCGACAACTAG
- the LOC124662714 gene encoding DNA (cytosine-5)-methyltransferase 1A-like, which produces MCRSSKPDPAVPRRAFPAVAVAAATDVCISNNIKDRKLDQIPIAHPEVEFINGGPPCQGFSGMNRFNQSPWSKVQCEMILAFLSFAEYFRPRFFLLENVRNFVSFNKGQTFRLTLASLLEMGYQVRFGILEAGAFGVAQSRKRAFIWAAAPGETLPDWPEPMHVFASPELKIILPDGKYYAAAMSTDGGAPFRSMTVRDTIGDLPPVENGASKPTIQYGSEPVSWFQKKIGGATPSLSDHIAKEMNELNLIRYRHIPKRPGCDWKDHPDEKVKLSTGQMVELIPWCLPNTARRHNQWKGLYGRLDWEGNFPTSVTDPQPMGKVGMCFHPDQDRIITVHECARSQGFPDGYRFAGNIQSKHRQIGNAVPPPLAYALGRKLKQAIDAKH; this is translated from the exons ATGTGCCGATCATCAAAGCCAGACCCAGCCGTGCCCCGTAGAGCTttccccgccgtcgccgtcgccgccgcaacGGACGTGTGTATCAGT AACAatataaaagatagaaaacttgaccaaatacccaTTGCACATCCAGAGGTAGAGTTCATAAATGGTGGCCCTCCATGCCAG GGGTTTTCTGGGATGAACAGATTCAATCAAAGTCCATGGAGCAAAGTACAGTGTGAGATGATCTTAGCATTCCTGTCCTTTGCGGAGTATTTCCGTCCTCGGTTTTTCCTCTTAGAAAATGTCAGGAACTTTGTTTCATTCAACAAAGGCCAGACCTTCAGACTGACACTAGCATCACTCCTAGAGATGGGATACCAG GTTCGATTCGGCATTTTAGAGGCTGGTGCTTTCGGTGTTGCGCAGTCTAGGAAAAGGGCATTCATCTGGGCTGCTGCACCTGGGGAGACTCTTCCTGATTGGCCTGAACCGATGCACGTCTTCGCTAGCCCCGAGCTGAAAATCATCCTACCAGATGGCAAATACTATGCAGCTGCCATGAGCACAGATGGAGGAGCTCCATTCCGCTCAATGACAGTCAGGGATACAATTGGAGATCTACCACCGGTGGAGAATGGTGCCAGCAAACCAACAATACAG TATGGGAGCGAACCTGTCTCTTGGTTCCAGAAGAAGATTGGAGGCGCCACACCTTCACTGAGTGACCACATAGCCAAAGAGATGAATGAACTGAACCTCATCAGGTACAGACACATCCCAAAGCGCCCAGGCTGTGACTGGAAAGACCACCCAGACGAGAAG GTGAAGCTATCCACAGGGCAAATGGTGGAGCTGATCCCTTGGTGCTTGCCCAACACAGCCAGGAGGCACAACCAGTGGAAAGGCCTGTACGGGAGGCTGGACTGGGAAGGCAACTTCCCCACATCTGTGACGGATCCCCAGCCCATGGGCAAGGTTGGCATGTGCTTCCACCCAGATCAGGACAGGATCATCACCGTTCACGAATGTGCCCGTTCTCAG GGCTTCCCTGATGGCTACCGTTTCGCTGGCAACATCCAGAGCAAGCACAGGCAGATTGGGAATGCTGTGCCACCTCCCCTTGCCTACGCTCTAGGGAGGAAGCTCAAGCAAGCCATCGACGCCAAGCATTGA